The Streptomyces sp. Alt3 genome has a segment encoding these proteins:
- a CDS encoding DUF4190 domain-containing protein gives MALTTARTAPRDARPADASSASSAVGSRPAGREADGLAVASFVLGLLGLLVMNILLGPVAIVMAVIALARRTARRGRALLGLALGVADLVVLAVLVTSNGTVSWGLAG, from the coding sequence ATGGCACTCACCACCGCACGCACCGCGCCGCGCGACGCCCGCCCCGCCGACGCCTCCTCCGCTTCCTCCGCCGTCGGCAGTCGTCCGGCCGGCCGTGAGGCCGACGGGCTCGCCGTCGCCTCGTTCGTCCTCGGGCTGCTCGGTCTCCTGGTGATGAACATCCTGCTCGGGCCGGTCGCCATCGTGATGGCGGTCATCGCGCTCGCCCGCCGCACCGCCCGCCGTGGCCGCGCCCTGCTCGGCCTGGCCCTCGGTGTCGCCGACCTGGTGGTCCTGGCCGTCCTGGTCACGAGCAACGGCACCGTCTCCTGGGGCCTCGCGGGCTGA
- a CDS encoding TetR family transcriptional regulator: MSHTIGIRQAQKLKTRQALLDASLELLEHQSLSSLGLREVTRAVGVTPTAFYRHFDGTAALGVALVEETLGSLHGMIGAILADTGDSEERLDRSVGLIAGHVTAQPAHFRFIAREQHGGVGQVREAIAAQLRGFAVEVAEVLSSEPESAGWDREDLLMLGGLYVDHMVLTASALLDAGPDGEQEVVRVARRRLRLVTLGRAHWLDTP, encoded by the coding sequence ATGAGTCACACCATCGGCATTCGTCAGGCCCAGAAACTGAAGACGCGTCAGGCGCTGCTCGACGCGTCACTGGAGCTGCTGGAACACCAGAGCCTGAGCAGCCTGGGCCTGCGTGAGGTGACGCGGGCCGTGGGCGTGACCCCGACCGCCTTCTACCGCCACTTCGACGGCACCGCCGCACTGGGCGTGGCCCTTGTCGAGGAGACCCTGGGGAGCCTGCACGGCATGATCGGCGCGATCCTCGCCGACACGGGGGACAGCGAGGAGCGCCTCGACCGCAGTGTCGGACTGATAGCAGGTCATGTAACCGCCCAGCCGGCCCACTTCCGCTTCATCGCCCGCGAACAGCACGGCGGCGTCGGGCAGGTGCGCGAGGCCATCGCCGCCCAGCTGCGCGGCTTCGCCGTGGAGGTCGCCGAAGTCCTGTCCTCGGAGCCCGAGTCGGCGGGCTGGGACCGGGAGGACCTGCTGATGCTGGGTGGGCTGTACGTCGACCACATGGTGCTCACCGCGTCGGCCCTGCTGGACGCCGGCCCGGACGGCGAGCAGGAGGTCGTCCGGGTGGCTCGGCGCCGGCTGCGTCTGGTCACGCTGGGCCGGGCCCACTGGCTGGACACGCCGTAG
- a CDS encoding alpha/beta fold hydrolase: MSDWTLDRTFTSSSGEVRWTALGPEQAPPVVLVHGTPFSSYVWRGIARGLAQDHRVHVWDLPGYGASAQYPGQDVSLGAQARVLTELLGHWGLGRPAVVAHDFGGCVSLRAHLLHGARYGRLALVDPVALAPWGSPAYRLLGGEAEVFGALSPELHRALVTEYVSSASHQGLHPTVLDRLVAPWCTEAGQPAFYRQIAQNDQRFTDEIQHRYGELDLPVLICWGTEDTWIPVARGHELAGLVPGAELRLIEGAGHLVQEDAPAELTAALSRFLRTAV, translated from the coding sequence ATGAGCGACTGGACACTCGACCGGACCTTCACCAGCTCCTCGGGCGAGGTGCGCTGGACCGCCCTCGGCCCGGAACAGGCCCCACCCGTCGTCCTGGTCCACGGCACGCCCTTCTCCTCGTACGTCTGGCGGGGCATCGCGCGGGGGCTCGCCCAGGACCACCGCGTCCACGTGTGGGATCTCCCGGGGTACGGCGCCTCCGCGCAGTACCCCGGCCAGGACGTGTCGCTGGGTGCCCAGGCCCGGGTGCTCACCGAGCTCCTCGGCCACTGGGGGCTCGGCCGGCCCGCCGTGGTCGCCCATGACTTCGGCGGCTGCGTCTCCCTCCGCGCCCACCTCCTGCACGGTGCCCGCTACGGGCGTCTGGCCCTGGTCGATCCGGTGGCGCTGGCCCCGTGGGGTTCGCCCGCCTACCGGCTGCTCGGCGGAGAGGCCGAGGTCTTCGGCGCTCTGTCGCCGGAGCTGCACCGTGCGCTGGTGACCGAGTACGTGAGCTCGGCGAGCCATCAGGGGCTGCACCCCACGGTGCTGGACCGGCTGGTCGCCCCCTGGTGCACCGAGGCCGGGCAGCCCGCGTTCTACCGGCAGATCGCCCAGAACGACCAGCGCTTCACCGACGAGATCCAGCACCGCTACGGAGAGCTGGATCTGCCCGTACTGATCTGCTGGGGCACGGAGGACACCTGGATCCCGGTCGCCCGCGGCCATGAGCTGGCCGGGCTCGTCCCCGGCGCCGAACTTCGGCTGATCGAGGGGGCGGGGCACCTCGTCCAGGAGGACGCGCCGGCCGAACTCACCGCCGCTCTCAGCCGTTTCCTGCGTACAGCCGTGTGA
- a CDS encoding helix-turn-helix transcriptional regulator → MKSDRLLSVLLLLQTRGTVPAGELAERLEVSVRTIYRDVEALSAAGVPVYAERGRNGGIALLPGFRTDVTGLTADEARALFVLAAQGAHAALGLDAALASALRKVMAALPAPHRPAAEQTSRRILVDPVRWMSGPHAAVDVGELHDAVFADRRLLLHYRHSGTTTPRVRTVDPYGLVVKAGVWYLIADLEGAPRLFRADRVERAVLTEEPVVRRAGVEPVDVWEELRRQVEERPGDVRLRVRVHRSRLDLFVRLHAGVLTGRPEPQGESAGEWLLAELAVPELAWARSLLSFGPNLEVLSPPEARRVIAEAAAAVTRLYAGNG, encoded by the coding sequence GTGAAATCCGACCGGCTGCTCTCCGTCCTCCTGCTGCTCCAGACCCGCGGCACGGTTCCGGCCGGCGAGCTGGCCGAGCGCCTCGAAGTCTCCGTACGCACCATCTACCGGGACGTCGAGGCGCTGTCGGCGGCCGGTGTGCCCGTGTACGCGGAGCGGGGGCGCAACGGTGGCATCGCGCTGCTGCCGGGCTTCCGTACCGATGTCACAGGGCTGACCGCCGACGAGGCGCGCGCCCTGTTCGTGCTCGCCGCGCAGGGGGCACACGCCGCCCTCGGACTGGACGCCGCCCTCGCGTCCGCCCTGCGCAAGGTGATGGCGGCCCTCCCCGCCCCGCACCGGCCCGCCGCCGAACAGACCAGCCGCCGCATCCTGGTGGACCCGGTCCGCTGGATGAGCGGACCGCACGCCGCCGTCGACGTGGGCGAACTGCACGACGCGGTCTTCGCCGACAGGCGGCTCCTGCTGCACTACCGGCACAGCGGCACGACGACCCCGCGTGTCCGCACCGTCGATCCCTACGGCCTCGTCGTGAAGGCGGGTGTCTGGTATCTGATCGCCGACCTGGAGGGCGCTCCCCGCCTCTTCCGTGCCGACCGGGTGGAGCGGGCCGTGCTCACCGAGGAGCCCGTGGTCCGCAGGGCCGGGGTGGAGCCCGTCGACGTCTGGGAGGAACTGCGCCGGCAGGTCGAGGAGCGGCCGGGGGACGTGCGGCTCCGGGTGCGCGTGCACCGTTCCCGGCTGGACCTGTTCGTACGCCTCCACGCGGGGGTGCTGACCGGCAGGCCGGAGCCCCAGGGCGAATCGGCGGGGGAGTGGCTGCTGGCCGAGCTCGCCGTGCCGGAGCTCGCGTGGGCGCGGTCCCTGCTCTCCTTCGGCCCGAACCTCGAAGTGCTGTCGCCCCCGGAAGCGCGCCGCGTGATCGCCGAGGCCGCGGCGGCCGTCACACGGCTGTACGCAGGAAACGGCTGA
- a CDS encoding thioesterase family protein, producing MAQAAAQESRAVQATIGDSEFDRDTAVTLREEGVYDAELSAGWTIIHAVNGGYLLALLGRALGEALPHSDPFSVSAHYLTASVPGPAVIRTQVVRSGRTLSTGEASLFQFAEDGTEIERIRVLATYGDLDGLSDDVRTSAEPPAIPPLERCLGTSDGASVIPGSSAITERLDIRLDPATVGWAVGAPSGRGEMRGWFGLADGRDADPLSLLLTVDALPPTSFELGLKGWTPTVELTAHIRCRPAPGPLRVSITTRNLAGGFLEEDADVWDSAGRLVAQSRQLARAPRG from the coding sequence ATGGCACAGGCAGCAGCGCAGGAGTCGCGCGCGGTACAGGCGACCATCGGTGACAGCGAGTTCGACCGCGACACCGCCGTCACGCTCCGGGAGGAGGGCGTCTACGACGCCGAGCTCTCCGCGGGCTGGACGATCATCCACGCGGTCAACGGCGGCTACCTGCTCGCCCTGCTCGGCCGCGCACTCGGCGAGGCACTGCCGCACTCCGACCCCTTCTCGGTCTCCGCGCACTACCTCACCGCCTCGGTCCCCGGCCCCGCCGTGATCCGTACCCAGGTGGTCCGCAGCGGGCGCACGCTCTCCACCGGCGAGGCCTCGCTCTTCCAGTTCGCCGAGGACGGCACGGAGATCGAGCGCATCCGGGTGCTGGCCACCTACGGCGATCTGGACGGGCTGAGCGACGACGTCCGTACATCGGCCGAGCCCCCGGCGATCCCGCCCCTGGAGCGGTGCCTCGGAACGAGCGACGGGGCATCGGTGATCCCCGGCAGCTCCGCCATCACCGAGCGGCTGGACATCAGGCTCGACCCGGCGACGGTCGGCTGGGCCGTCGGCGCACCGTCGGGCAGGGGCGAGATGCGGGGCTGGTTCGGACTGGCGGACGGCCGTGACGCCGATCCGCTCTCGCTGCTCCTCACCGTGGACGCCCTGCCGCCCACCTCCTTCGAACTGGGGCTGAAGGGCTGGACGCCCACCGTCGAGCTCACCGCCCACATCCGCTGCAGGCCGGCCCCGGGACCGCTGCGTGTCTCCATCACCACCCGTAATCTCGCGGGCGGCTTCCTGGAGGAGGACGCGGACGTGTGGGACAGTGCCGGCCGCCTCGTCGCGCAGTCCCGCCAGCTGGCCCGCGCACCCCGGGGCTGA
- a CDS encoding trimeric intracellular cation channel family protein, whose product MLNELFTPSVQHALDIVGIFVFAISGALLAVRKNFDVFGIAVLAEVTALGGGIFRDVMIGAIPPAAFTDLGYFLTPLIAAGLVFFLHPHVERIQVGVNVFDAAGLGLFCVAGTVKAYEYGLGLTSSAALGLATAVGGGVLRDVLANEVPSLLRWDRDLYAVPAIVGAVMVVLCIRFETLNAYTSGAAALAAFVLRLLAMRFHWRAPRAWNRRSARAEENATVI is encoded by the coding sequence GTGCTCAACGAACTCTTCACCCCCTCCGTCCAGCATGCGCTCGACATCGTCGGAATCTTCGTCTTCGCGATCTCGGGCGCCCTGCTCGCCGTCCGCAAGAACTTCGATGTCTTCGGCATCGCGGTCCTCGCCGAGGTGACAGCGCTGGGCGGGGGGATCTTCCGTGACGTCATGATCGGGGCCATCCCCCCGGCGGCCTTCACGGATCTCGGCTACTTCCTGACCCCGCTGATCGCCGCCGGCCTGGTGTTCTTCCTGCATCCGCACGTCGAACGCATCCAGGTCGGCGTCAACGTCTTCGACGCTGCGGGCCTCGGTCTCTTCTGCGTGGCCGGCACGGTCAAGGCGTACGAGTACGGCCTCGGCCTCACCTCGTCCGCCGCCCTCGGACTGGCCACCGCGGTCGGCGGCGGTGTGCTGCGCGACGTCCTGGCCAACGAGGTGCCCTCGCTGCTGCGCTGGGACCGTGACCTGTACGCCGTCCCCGCGATCGTCGGCGCCGTGATGGTGGTCCTCTGCATCCGGTTCGAGACGCTCAACGCCTACACCAGCGGCGCCGCCGCGCTTGCCGCGTTCGTCCTGCGGCTGCTGGCCATGCGCTTCCACTGGAGGGCGCCGAGGGCTTGGAACCGGCGCTCGGCCAGGGCCGAGGAGAACGCGACCGTCATCTGA
- a CDS encoding ABC transporter ATP-binding protein: protein MTDPNKKTSVSSEAGPDGSEPLLKVDGLVKHFPITKGVLKRKVGAVQAVDGLTFDVRPGETLGVVGESGCGKSTMGRLVTRLLEPTGGKVEFQGRDITHMSAGRLRPMRRDIQMIFQDPYGSLNPRHTVGGIVGTPFRLQGVKPEGGVKAEVQRLLELVGLNPEHYNRYPHEFSGGQRQRIGIARALALKPKLVVADEPVSALDVSIQAQVVNLLDDLQDELGLTYMIIAHDLSVIRHVSDRIAVMYLGKIVELADRTSLYEAPMHPYTTALMSAVPVPDPRRRGAKSDRILLKGDVPSPISPPSGCRFHTRCWKATQVCKTTEPPLLQLKTGHQVACHHPENGEDQAPGDAPLVADVITVKSAGTAEPAAAAAAKPEVAAKTEAAAKPEEEKAGGAAKPEEEKAGGAEKPAEPAEPAAPDGPDKAAEPASVPDAKDDAVPSTDAKGEPKE from the coding sequence GTGACTGATCCGAACAAGAAGACTTCCGTGTCTTCCGAGGCCGGGCCCGACGGGTCCGAGCCGCTCCTCAAGGTCGACGGCCTCGTCAAGCACTTCCCGATCACCAAGGGTGTGCTGAAGCGCAAGGTCGGCGCGGTCCAGGCCGTGGACGGTCTCACCTTCGACGTGCGCCCCGGGGAGACCCTGGGCGTCGTCGGTGAGTCGGGCTGCGGCAAGTCGACCATGGGCCGGCTGGTGACCCGACTGCTGGAGCCGACCGGCGGCAAGGTCGAGTTCCAGGGGCGCGACATCACCCACATGTCGGCCGGGCGGCTGCGCCCGATGCGCCGCGACATCCAGATGATCTTCCAGGACCCGTACGGCTCGCTGAACCCGCGCCACACGGTCGGCGGCATCGTCGGAACCCCCTTCCGGCTCCAGGGCGTCAAGCCCGAGGGCGGTGTGAAGGCGGAGGTCCAGCGGCTGCTGGAGCTCGTGGGGCTCAACCCCGAGCACTACAACCGCTACCCGCACGAGTTCTCCGGCGGCCAGCGCCAGCGCATCGGCATCGCGCGTGCGCTCGCACTGAAGCCGAAGCTGGTCGTCGCGGACGAGCCGGTCTCGGCGCTGGACGTGTCGATCCAGGCGCAGGTGGTGAACCTGCTGGACGACCTCCAGGACGAGCTCGGGCTCACGTACATGATCATCGCGCACGACCTCTCGGTCATCCGCCATGTCTCGGACCGGATCGCGGTCATGTACCTCGGCAAGATCGTCGAACTCGCGGACCGCACCTCGCTCTACGAGGCGCCGATGCACCCTTACACCACGGCGCTCATGTCGGCCGTCCCGGTCCCCGACCCGCGCCGGCGCGGAGCCAAGAGCGACCGCATCCTGCTCAAGGGCGACGTGCCGTCGCCGATCTCGCCTCCGAGCGGCTGCCGCTTCCACACCCGGTGCTGGAAGGCGACGCAGGTCTGCAAGACCACCGAGCCGCCGCTGCTCCAGCTGAAGACCGGGCACCAGGTGGCGTGCCACCACCCGGAGAACGGCGAGGACCAGGCGCCGGGGGACGCGCCGCTCGTCGCGGACGTCATCACCGTGAAGTCGGCGGGCACGGCTGAGCCGGCAGCGGCTGCGGCTGCGAAGCCGGAGGTGGCTGCGAAGACCGAAGCGGCTGCGAAGCCGGAAGAGGAGAAGGCCGGAGGGGCTGCGAAGCCGGAAGAGGAGAAGGCCGGAGGGGCGGAGAAGCCCGCCGAGCCCGCCGAGCCCGCCGCGCCGGACGGACCGGACAAGGCCGCCGAGCCCGCCTCCGTGCCCGACGCCAAGGACGATGCCGTCCCGTCCACCGACGCGAAGGGCGAGCCGAAGGAGTAG
- a CDS encoding ABC transporter ATP-binding protein, which translates to MSDAIKKDSPAADTVPAQRSGDDKEFLSVRNLSVHFDTDDGLVKSVDGVSFDLKAGQTLGIVGESGSGKSVTSLGIMGLHTSERARIGGEIWLDGEELIGAGPERVRALRGQKMAMIFQDPLSALHPYYSIGAQIVEAHRVHNKVDKKTAKKRAIEMLDRVGIPEPHRRYEDYPHQFSGGMRQRAMIAMALVNNPQLLIADEPTTALDVTVQAQILDLIRDLQKEFGSAVVMITHDLGVVAEIADNLLVMYAGRCIERGSAEKVFYEPQHPYTWGLLGSMPRIDREQTDRLIPVKGSPPSLINVPSGCAFHPRCPYADVPPDNITRTERPELQQVSDGHYSACHMSREQRDRIWTEEIAPKL; encoded by the coding sequence ATGAGCGACGCAATCAAGAAGGACTCCCCGGCGGCGGACACCGTTCCGGCGCAGAGGTCCGGCGACGACAAGGAATTCCTGTCCGTACGCAACCTCAGCGTCCACTTCGACACCGACGACGGCCTGGTCAAGTCCGTCGACGGCGTCAGCTTCGACCTGAAGGCCGGCCAGACCCTCGGCATCGTCGGCGAGTCCGGCTCCGGCAAGTCCGTGACCTCCCTGGGGATCATGGGGCTCCACACCTCGGAGCGTGCCCGGATCGGCGGTGAGATCTGGCTCGACGGCGAGGAGCTCATCGGCGCCGGCCCCGAGCGGGTGCGCGCGCTCCGCGGCCAGAAGATGGCCATGATCTTCCAGGACCCGCTGTCCGCCCTGCACCCGTACTACAGCATCGGCGCGCAGATCGTCGAGGCCCACCGGGTCCACAACAAGGTCGACAAGAAGACCGCGAAGAAGCGCGCGATCGAGATGCTCGACCGTGTGGGCATCCCCGAGCCGCACCGGCGCTACGAGGACTACCCGCACCAGTTCTCCGGCGGTATGCGCCAGCGCGCGATGATCGCCATGGCCCTGGTCAACAACCCGCAGCTGCTCATCGCGGACGAGCCGACGACCGCCCTCGACGTCACCGTCCAGGCGCAGATCCTCGACCTGATCCGCGACCTGCAGAAGGAGTTCGGCTCCGCGGTCGTCATGATCACCCATGACCTCGGTGTCGTCGCCGAGATCGCGGACAACCTGCTCGTGATGTACGCGGGACGCTGCATCGAGCGCGGCAGCGCCGAGAAGGTGTTCTACGAGCCCCAGCACCCCTACACCTGGGGCCTGCTGGGCTCGATGCCCCGCATCGACCGCGAGCAGACCGACCGGCTCATCCCGGTCAAGGGCTCCCCGCCCAGCCTCATCAACGTCCCGTCGGGCTGTGCGTTCCACCCGCGGTGCCCGTACGCCGACGTCCCGCCGGACAACATCACCCGCACCGAGCGTCCGGAGCTGCAGCAGGTCAGCGACGGGCACTACTCCGCGTGCCACATGTCGCGTGAGCAGCGCGACCGTATCTGGACCGAAGAGATTGCGCCGAAGCTGTGA
- a CDS encoding ABC transporter permease — protein sequence MAAYIIRRVFAAVLLLLVVSAVTFAIFFLVPRLGGQTLDSMAAQYVGKSPDPDVIAAVKKNLGLDQPLYLQYWNFVKGIVVGADYQFGPDPVTCNAPCFGYSFKTHTEIWPQLVDRVPVTLSLAVGAAVIWVVSGVAIGVVSALKRGSFFDRLSMGVALAGVSLPMFFTGLVVLALFGNGEYVPFADSPLEWAGSLVLPWCTLALLYSALYARLTRAGMLETMGEDYIRTARAKGLKERKVVVKHGLRSALTPLVTIFGMDFALLLGGAVITERVFSFQGLGAFAIQGVTTADLPKVMGVTLVAAFFIVICNLLVDLVYAAIDPRVRLS from the coding sequence GTGGCTGCGTACATCATTCGACGCGTATTCGCCGCGGTGTTGCTGCTGCTGGTGGTCAGCGCAGTCACATTCGCGATCTTCTTCCTGGTACCCCGCCTCGGCGGACAGACCCTCGACTCGATGGCCGCCCAGTACGTCGGGAAGAGCCCCGACCCCGACGTCATCGCCGCGGTCAAGAAGAACCTGGGGCTCGACCAGCCCCTCTACCTGCAGTACTGGAACTTCGTGAAGGGCATCGTCGTCGGCGCCGACTACCAGTTCGGTCCCGACCCGGTCACCTGCAACGCCCCCTGCTTCGGCTACTCCTTCAAGACCCACACCGAGATCTGGCCGCAGCTCGTCGACCGTGTCCCGGTCACCCTGTCGCTGGCCGTCGGTGCCGCTGTCATCTGGGTCGTCTCCGGTGTCGCGATCGGCGTCGTCTCCGCCCTCAAGCGGGGCTCGTTCTTCGACCGGCTCTCCATGGGCGTCGCCCTCGCCGGTGTCTCGCTGCCGATGTTCTTCACCGGCCTCGTCGTGCTGGCGCTGTTCGGCAACGGGGAGTACGTGCCGTTCGCCGACAGTCCCCTGGAGTGGGCGGGCAGCCTGGTCCTGCCCTGGTGCACACTCGCCCTGCTGTACTCCGCGCTCTACGCCCGGCTCACCCGGGCGGGGATGCTGGAGACGATGGGCGAGGACTACATCAGAACCGCGCGGGCCAAGGGCCTCAAGGAACGCAAGGTGGTCGTCAAGCACGGCCTGCGCTCCGCGCTCACCCCGCTCGTCACCATCTTCGGCATGGACTTCGCGCTGCTGCTCGGCGGCGCGGTCATCACCGAGCGGGTCTTCTCCTTCCAGGGGCTGGGTGCCTTCGCCATCCAGGGCGTCACCACCGCCGACCTGCCCAAGGTGATGGGCGTGACCCTGGTCGCGGCCTTCTTCATCGTCATCTGCAACCTGCTGGTGGACCTCGTGTACGCCGCGATCGACCCCCGGGTGAGGCTCTCATGA
- a CDS encoding ABC transporter substrate-binding protein: protein MQNRKTAAAIAVAVAVSLGASACSGSDSGGDSNGGGGNAKADAGLTSIVNATDKKGGTVTLEHASGPDSLDPGNTYYGWVQNFSRLYGRSLVTFKPAAGKESLEVVPDLATSLGKASADAKTWTYTLRKGVKYEDGTEVTSKDVKYAVERSNFAPEALSNGPTYFKAYLEGGDKYKGPYKDKSAEGLKSIETPDDYTIVFKLNKPFADMDYLAAFSQTAPVPQKADTGASYVQKMVSSGPYKFSAYDESKGATLVRNPEWDPKSDPIRKALADKVELKFNVNATTIDDHLLNDAITVGAEGTGLQSKTQPKVLVKASEKAKTDNPYAGALQYLALNVNVKPFDNADCRKAVQYAVDKQSMVDSIGGSVKGDPATTVIPPTVAGYKKFDLYPSEGNKGDVAKAKEHLAKCGQPKGFKTTLTARSDRPDEITAATQLQGSLKAIGVTAEIKQFPADKYFTDFAGVPDWVHKNNAGMMMMAWGADWPTGFGFLDQIVNGSAIKPSGGTNLMELDDKAINELLVKGIGTVDTTARNATWGEVDQKVMENASVVPLFYRKNLLYRPDSAANVTVTDAYLGMYDYVLMTSTK from the coding sequence ATGCAGAACAGAAAGACAGCAGCGGCCATAGCCGTGGCCGTAGCGGTTTCGCTCGGCGCATCGGCCTGCAGCGGCAGCGACTCGGGCGGTGACAGCAACGGCGGTGGGGGCAACGCCAAGGCGGACGCCGGTCTGACGAGCATCGTCAACGCGACCGACAAGAAGGGGGGAACGGTCACTCTGGAGCACGCGAGTGGCCCGGACTCCCTCGACCCCGGCAACACGTACTACGGCTGGGTGCAGAACTTCTCCCGCCTGTACGGCCGTTCCCTGGTGACCTTCAAGCCGGCCGCCGGCAAGGAGAGCCTGGAGGTCGTCCCCGACCTCGCGACCAGCCTCGGCAAGGCCAGCGCCGACGCCAAGACCTGGACGTACACGCTCCGCAAGGGCGTGAAGTACGAGGACGGCACCGAGGTCACCTCGAAGGACGTCAAGTACGCCGTCGAGCGCTCCAACTTCGCGCCGGAGGCCCTGTCCAACGGTCCGACGTACTTCAAGGCCTACCTCGAGGGCGGCGACAAGTACAAGGGCCCGTACAAGGACAAGTCGGCCGAGGGCCTCAAGTCCATCGAGACGCCGGACGACTACACGATCGTCTTCAAGCTCAACAAGCCGTTCGCGGACATGGACTACCTCGCCGCCTTCTCGCAGACCGCTCCGGTCCCGCAGAAGGCCGACACGGGCGCCAGCTACGTCCAGAAGATGGTCTCCTCGGGTCCGTACAAGTTCTCGGCGTACGACGAGAGCAAGGGCGCGACCCTGGTCCGCAACCCGGAGTGGGACCCGAAGTCGGACCCGATCCGCAAGGCGCTCGCGGACAAGGTCGAGCTCAAGTTCAACGTCAACGCGACGACGATCGACGACCACCTGCTCAACGACGCCATCACCGTGGGCGCCGAGGGCACGGGTCTGCAGTCCAAGACCCAGCCCAAGGTCCTGGTCAAGGCCTCGGAGAAGGCCAAGACGGACAACCCGTACGCCGGCGCCCTGCAGTACCTGGCGCTGAACGTCAACGTGAAGCCGTTCGACAACGCCGACTGCCGCAAGGCCGTCCAGTACGCCGTCGACAAGCAGAGCATGGTCGACTCGATCGGCGGCTCGGTCAAGGGCGACCCGGCCACCACGGTCATCCCCCCGACCGTCGCCGGGTACAAGAAGTTCGACCTGTACCCGTCCGAGGGCAACAAGGGCGACGTCGCCAAGGCCAAGGAGCACCTGGCCAAGTGCGGTCAGCCCAAGGGCTTCAAGACCACGCTGACGGCGCGCTCCGACCGTCCTGACGAGATCACCGCCGCCACGCAGCTCCAGGGCAGCCTGAAGGCGATCGGCGTCACCGCCGAGATCAAGCAGTTCCCCGCGGACAAGTACTTCACGGACTTCGCCGGTGTCCCGGACTGGGTCCACAAGAACAACGCGGGCATGATGATGATGGCCTGGGGCGCCGACTGGCCGACCGGCTTCGGCTTCCTCGACCAGATCGTGAACGGATCGGCCATCAAGCCGTCCGGTGGCACGAACCTGATGGAGCTCGACGACAAGGCGATCAACGAGCTCCTCGTCAAGGGCATCGGCACCGTCGACACCACGGCGCGCAACGCCACGTGGGGCGAGGTCGACCAGAAGGTCATGGAGAACGCCTCGGTCGTTCCGCTCTTCTACCGCAAGAACCTGCTCTACCGCCCGGACTCGGCGGCGAACGTCACGGTCACGGACGCGTACCTCGGCATGTACGACTACGTGCTGATGACGTCCACCAAGTAA
- a CDS encoding ABC transporter permease, giving the protein MTAPIETTRADAQPETVLEGAGRKEIEGRSLGRIAWTRFKRDKAAMAGGIVVVLLILTAMLSKPLQSLLGLDPNAFNQSLVDPVMLAPKGALGGISWDHPLGVEPQTGRDILARILEGSWVSLVVAVGSTLLSVVIGVVMGVVAGFYGGWVDGFISRLMDTFLAFPLLLFAISISASLQGNAFGLEGLTLRIAVLIFVIGFFSWPYIGRIVRAQTLSLREREFVEAARSLGARGPFILFRELLPNLIAPILVYATLLIPTNILFEASLSFLGVGIAPPQASWGGMLTQAVDLYEVDPMFMVIPGMAIFITVLAFNLLGDGLRDALDPRGK; this is encoded by the coding sequence ATGACGGCACCGATCGAGACCACCCGGGCGGACGCGCAGCCCGAGACGGTGCTGGAAGGCGCCGGACGTAAGGAGATCGAGGGCCGTTCGCTCGGCCGCATCGCCTGGACGCGCTTCAAGCGGGACAAGGCCGCGATGGCCGGTGGCATCGTTGTCGTGCTGCTGATCCTCACCGCGATGCTGTCCAAGCCGCTGCAGTCGCTTCTCGGACTCGACCCCAACGCGTTCAACCAGAGCCTGGTCGACCCGGTCATGCTGGCCCCCAAGGGTGCCCTCGGCGGCATCAGTTGGGACCACCCCCTCGGAGTCGAGCCGCAGACCGGACGCGACATCCTGGCGCGCATCCTCGAAGGCTCCTGGGTCTCCCTCGTGGTCGCCGTCGGTTCCACGCTGCTCTCCGTCGTCATCGGCGTCGTCATGGGCGTCGTGGCCGGGTTCTACGGCGGCTGGGTGGACGGCTTCATCAGCCGGCTGATGGACACCTTCCTCGCCTTCCCGCTGCTCCTCTTCGCGATCTCCATCTCCGCCTCCTTGCAGGGCAACGCCTTCGGGCTGGAAGGGCTCACGCTGCGGATCGCGGTCCTGATCTTCGTGATCGGCTTCTTCAGCTGGCCCTACATCGGCCGCATCGTCCGTGCGCAGACCCTGTCGCTGCGCGAGCGCGAGTTCGTCGAGGCCGCCAGGTCGCTGGGCGCACGCGGCCCGTTCATCCTCTTCCGCGAGCTCCTGCCGAACCTGATCGCGCCGATCCTCGTGTACGCGACGCTGCTGATCCCCACGAACATCCTCTTCGAGGCATCCCTGTCCTTCCTCGGTGTCGGTATCGCCCCGCCGCAGGCTTCCTGGGGCGGCATGCTCACGCAGGCGGTCGACCTCTACGAGGTGGACCCGATGTTCATGGTCATCCCCGGTATGGCGATCTTCATCACCGTGCTGGCCTTCAATCTGCTGGGGGACGGGCTGCGTGACGCACTCGACCCTCGTGGCAAGTAA